In Marmota flaviventris isolate mMarFla1 chromosome 15, mMarFla1.hap1, whole genome shotgun sequence, a single window of DNA contains:
- the LOC139702099 gene encoding cytochrome P450 11B3, mitochondrial-like isoform X1, with product MAFRSKAGVWLAGSWLCPCRVRALGTSAALGAKAVLPFEAIPQCAGNKWLRVLQIWKERGQENMHLQMHRAFQELGPIFRYDLGRTQIVSVMLPEDAEKLHQMESLQPWRRPPEPWMVYREHRGQKPLGVFLLNGAEWRFNRLRLNPVVLSGKAAQKFIPMVDVVARDFSEALKKKALQNSRGSLTLEAQTSIFHYTIEASNFALFGERLGLFGPHQNAGSLKFIHALEAMFQSTAQLMFLPRSLSRWMSSQVWQEHFQAWDYISEYANTCIQKVHQEFVRGCPEAVGSITFNLILQGDFSLDAIKANVIDLTAGSVDTTAFPLVMTLFELARNPNVQEALRQESLAAEASISANPQRAPSELPLLRAALKETLRLYPVGSILERITSSDLVLQNYHIPAGTLVHMHLYPMGRNPALFPNPERYIPQRWLDSQLHFRHLAFGFGVRQCLGRRLAEVEMLLLLHHVLKSFQVETLVQEDVKMVYHFVLRPASSPLLTFRPVN from the exons ATGGCTTTCAGGTCAAAGGCCGGTGTGTGGCTGGCAGGGTCCTGGCTGTGCCCGTGCAGGGTGAGAGCCCTGGGCACCAGTGCAGCTCTGGGTGCCAAGGCAGTGCTGCCCTTTGAAGCCATACCCCAGTGTGCAGGCAACAAGTGGCTGAGGGTGCTACAGATCTGGAAGGAGCGGGGCCAGGAGAACATGCACCTGCAGATGCACCGGGCTTTCCAGGAGCTGGGACCCATTTTCAG GTATGACTTGGGAAGAACACAGATAGTATCTGTGATGCTGCCTGAAGATGCTGAGAAGCTGCATCAGATGGAGAGCCTGCAGCCCTGGCGGAGGCCACCGGAGCCCTGGATGGTCTACAGAGAGCACCGTGGACAGAAGCCCCTGGGCGTATTCTTGCT GAATGGAGCTGAATGGAGATTCAACCGGCTGCGGCTGAATCCAGTCGTGTTGTCAGGAAAGGCCGCGCAGAAGTTCATCCCCATGGTGGACGTGGTGGCAAGAGACTTCTCCGAGGCCCTGAAGAAGAAGGCGCTGCAGAATTCCCGGGGGAGCCTGACCCTGGAGGCCCAGACCAGCATCTTCCACTATACCATCGAag CCAGCAACTTCGCTCTTTTTGGAGAGCGGCTGGGCCTCTTTGGCCCACACCAGAACGCTGGCAGCCTGAAGTTCATTCATGCACTGGAGGCCATGTTCCAGTCCACTGCTCAGCTCATGTTCCTGCCCAGGAGCCTGTCCCGCTGGATGAGCTCCCAggtgtggcaggaacactttcaGGCCTGGGACTACATCTCTGAGTATG CCAACACCTGCATCCAGAAGGTGCATCAGGAGTTTGTCCGTGGTTGCCCTGAGGCTGTCGGCAGTATCACATTCAACCTGATCTTGCAAGGGGACTTCTCACTAGATGCCATCAAGGCCAACGTTATTGACCTCACAGCAGGGAGTGTGGACACG ACAGCCTTCCCCTTGGTGATGACGCTCTTTGAGCTGGCTCGGAACCCCAATGTGCAGGAGGCCCTACGCCAAGAGAGCCTGGCAGCAGAGGCCAGCATCTCTGCAAACCCCCAGAGGGCCCCCTCAGAGCTGCCCCTGCTGCGGGCTGCCCTCAAGGAGACCTTGCG GCTCTACCCAGTAGGAAGCATTTTGGAGCGAATCACAAGCTCAGATCTGGTGCTTCAGAACTACCACATCCCAGCTGGG ACCTTGGTCCACATGCATCTGTACCCAATGGGCCGAAACCCCGCGCTGTTCCCGAATCCTGAGCGCTACATCCCCCAACGCTGGCTGGACAGCCAACTGCACTTCCGCCATCTGGCCTTTGGCTTCGGGGTGCGCCAGTGTCTGGGCCGGCGCTTGGCAGAGGTGGAGATGCTGCTTCTGCTGCACCAC GTGCTGAAATCCTTCCAGGTGGAGACACTAGTCCAAGAGGATGTGAAGATGGTGTACCACTTTGTTTTGAGACCcgcctcctctcccctcctcacttttcGGCCTGTCAACTAG
- the LOC139702099 gene encoding cytochrome P450 11B2, mitochondrial-like isoform X2: protein MAFRSKAGVWLAGSWLCPCRVRALGTSAALGAKAVLPFEAIPQCAGNKWLRVLQIWKERGQENMHLQMHRAFQELGPIFRYDLGRTQIVSVMLPEDAEKLHQMESLQPWRRPPEPWMVYREHRGQKPLGVFLLNGAEWRFNRLRLNPVVLSGKAAQKFIPMVDVVARDFSEALKKKALQNSRGSLTLEAQTSIFHYTIEASNFALFGERLGLFGPHQNAGSLKFIHALEAMFQSTAQLMFLPRSLSRWMSSQVWQEHFQAWDYISEYANTCIQKVHQEFVRGCPEAVGSITFNLILQGDFSLDAIKANVIDLTAGSVDTTAFPLVMTLFELARNPNVQEALRQESLAAEASISANPQRAPSELPLLRAALKETLRLYPVGSILERITSSDLVLQNYHIPAGVLKSFQVETLVQEDVKMVYHFVLRPASSPLLTFRPVN, encoded by the exons ATGGCTTTCAGGTCAAAGGCCGGTGTGTGGCTGGCAGGGTCCTGGCTGTGCCCGTGCAGGGTGAGAGCCCTGGGCACCAGTGCAGCTCTGGGTGCCAAGGCAGTGCTGCCCTTTGAAGCCATACCCCAGTGTGCAGGCAACAAGTGGCTGAGGGTGCTACAGATCTGGAAGGAGCGGGGCCAGGAGAACATGCACCTGCAGATGCACCGGGCTTTCCAGGAGCTGGGACCCATTTTCAG GTATGACTTGGGAAGAACACAGATAGTATCTGTGATGCTGCCTGAAGATGCTGAGAAGCTGCATCAGATGGAGAGCCTGCAGCCCTGGCGGAGGCCACCGGAGCCCTGGATGGTCTACAGAGAGCACCGTGGACAGAAGCCCCTGGGCGTATTCTTGCT GAATGGAGCTGAATGGAGATTCAACCGGCTGCGGCTGAATCCAGTCGTGTTGTCAGGAAAGGCCGCGCAGAAGTTCATCCCCATGGTGGACGTGGTGGCAAGAGACTTCTCCGAGGCCCTGAAGAAGAAGGCGCTGCAGAATTCCCGGGGGAGCCTGACCCTGGAGGCCCAGACCAGCATCTTCCACTATACCATCGAag CCAGCAACTTCGCTCTTTTTGGAGAGCGGCTGGGCCTCTTTGGCCCACACCAGAACGCTGGCAGCCTGAAGTTCATTCATGCACTGGAGGCCATGTTCCAGTCCACTGCTCAGCTCATGTTCCTGCCCAGGAGCCTGTCCCGCTGGATGAGCTCCCAggtgtggcaggaacactttcaGGCCTGGGACTACATCTCTGAGTATG CCAACACCTGCATCCAGAAGGTGCATCAGGAGTTTGTCCGTGGTTGCCCTGAGGCTGTCGGCAGTATCACATTCAACCTGATCTTGCAAGGGGACTTCTCACTAGATGCCATCAAGGCCAACGTTATTGACCTCACAGCAGGGAGTGTGGACACG ACAGCCTTCCCCTTGGTGATGACGCTCTTTGAGCTGGCTCGGAACCCCAATGTGCAGGAGGCCCTACGCCAAGAGAGCCTGGCAGCAGAGGCCAGCATCTCTGCAAACCCCCAGAGGGCCCCCTCAGAGCTGCCCCTGCTGCGGGCTGCCCTCAAGGAGACCTTGCG GCTCTACCCAGTAGGAAGCATTTTGGAGCGAATCACAAGCTCAGATCTGGTGCTTCAGAACTACCACATCCCAGCTGGG GTGCTGAAATCCTTCCAGGTGGAGACACTAGTCCAAGAGGATGTGAAGATGGTGTACCACTTTGTTTTGAGACCcgcctcctctcccctcctcacttttcGGCCTGTCAACTAG
- the LOC114105767 gene encoding glycosyl-phosphatidylinositol-anchored molecule-like protein isoform X2, translating to MASRSKLLPYMMLPLFLLLFVGLPLVESHFTNVTKAVPAAWTFNVQCHECVAENTFDCPRLRTCLYDHRRCMTVAAPG from the exons ATGGCGTCcag GTCCAAGCTCCTGCCCTATATGATGCTCCCCTTGTTCCTGCTCCTCTTTGTGGGGCTCCCACTTGTGGAATCCCATTTTACCAACGTGACCAAAGCCGTTCCAGCTGCTT GGACCTTCAACGTGCAGTGCCATGAATGTGTGGCTGAAAACACGTTTGATTGCCCGAGGCTCAGGACGTGCTTATACGACCATAGACGCTGTATGACCGTAGCTGCAC CGGGATGA
- the LOC114105767 gene encoding glycosyl-phosphatidylinositol-anchored molecule-like protein isoform X1, producing the protein MASRSKLLPYMMLPLFLLLFVGLPLVESHFTNVTKAVPAAWTFNVQCHECVAENTFDCPRLRTCLYDHRRCMTVAAPSGAFLFPELGVKTSRLPRLHWTKCPHAVVMC; encoded by the exons ATGGCGTCcag GTCCAAGCTCCTGCCCTATATGATGCTCCCCTTGTTCCTGCTCCTCTTTGTGGGGCTCCCACTTGTGGAATCCCATTTTACCAACGTGACCAAAGCCGTTCCAGCTGCTT GGACCTTCAACGTGCAGTGCCATGAATGTGTGGCTGAAAACACGTTTGATTGCCCGAGGCTCAGGACGTGCTTATACGACCATAGACGCTGTATGACCGTAGCTGCAC CTTCAGGTGCCTTTCTGTTTCCCGAGCTGGGTGTAAAGACCTCCAGACTGCCCCGTCTTCACTGGACCAAGTGCCCTCACGCTGTGGTGATGTGCTGA
- the Ly6k gene encoding lymphocyte antigen 6K → MDGAGRPLQVVALLALLLTLLLALELPPVLTSNRTRRQENLRCHVCEKENDFGCTNEQECEENVTYCNLVAVKILSRFFYVSKQCSMFCPYVMPILDHKSFLIEKPMPFFYVNCCKGNLCNLNAPNFKGESFREQADRASVRSHSRAMLTVVMASATIFAGLSLL, encoded by the exons ATGGACGG GGCTGGGCGCCCGCTGCAGGTGGTGGCCCTGCTGGCCTTGCTGCTGACCTTGCTGCTGGCCTTGGAGCTGCCTCCGGTGCTGACTAGCAACAGGACCAGGCGGCAAG agaatttgagaTGTCACGTTTGTGAGAAAGAGAATGATTTTGGCTGCACCAATGAACAGGAATGTGAAGAAAATGTCACATACTGTAATCTTGTGGCAGTCA AAATATTGTCACGTTTCTTCTACGTTTCAAAGCAGTGTTCCATGTTTTGTCCGTATGTGATGCCAATACTCGACCACAAGTCCTTTTTAATCGAAAAGCCCATGCCTTTCTTCTACGTGAACTGCTGTAAGGGCAATTTATGCAATTTGAATGCACCAAACTTCAAAGGAGAGTCCTTCCGAGAACAGGCTGACAGGGCCAGTGTGAGGAGCCATAGCCGAGCCATGCTGACTGTTGTCATGGCCAGCGCCACCATCTTTGCAGGTCTTAGCTTGCTGTAA